From Spirochaetales bacterium, a single genomic window includes:
- a CDS encoding pyridoxal phosphate-dependent aminotransferase translates to MDMIKKSHKLLDVCYDIRGPVLEEAKRLEEEGYHLLKLHIGNPAPFGFDTPDEILHDIVINMSKAQGYIDSKGLFAARKAVVQYSQEKKIPDVDIEDVYIGNGVSELIVMTMQGLLNTGDEVLIPMPDYPLWTAAVNLSGGKAVHYLCDEQSEWYPDCNDIRNKITDKTKAIVIINPNNPTGAVYPLELLTEIAAIAEEHNLIIYADEIYDKILYDGVVHTSIASLTDKVLCVTFNGLSKSYRAAGFRAGWMVISGDRPHARDYLDGLNILASMRLCSNVPAQFGIQTALGGYQSINELVLPGGRLCEQRDICHRLLSGIPGVSCVRPKGALYLFPRLDVKKFGITNDYKFILDLLLEKKILVVQGTGFNWPHPDHFRIVFLPPVDLLKKAMEELKHFLEHYIQNKE, encoded by the coding sequence ATGGATATGATCAAAAAATCGCATAAACTGCTCGATGTCTGCTACGACATACGCGGCCCAGTACTCGAAGAGGCAAAGCGGCTCGAGGAAGAAGGATATCACCTGCTCAAACTCCACATCGGCAACCCGGCACCGTTCGGGTTCGATACGCCGGACGAAATCCTCCACGATATCGTCATCAACATGAGCAAGGCTCAGGGCTATATCGATTCGAAAGGGCTTTTTGCAGCGAGAAAAGCGGTCGTGCAGTATTCGCAGGAAAAAAAGATACCCGATGTCGATATCGAAGATGTGTATATCGGCAACGGGGTAAGCGAGTTGATCGTCATGACCATGCAGGGGCTGCTCAATACGGGCGACGAAGTCCTCATTCCGATGCCGGATTATCCCCTCTGGACCGCCGCAGTCAATTTATCCGGGGGAAAGGCCGTCCATTATCTCTGCGACGAACAATCGGAGTGGTATCCCGACTGTAACGATATACGAAATAAAATAACGGATAAAACAAAAGCGATCGTCATCATCAATCCCAACAATCCGACCGGCGCCGTCTATCCGCTCGAACTGCTTACCGAAATCGCCGCTATTGCGGAAGAACATAACCTAATTATCTATGCCGATGAAATATACGACAAGATTCTCTATGACGGTGTCGTCCATACCTCGATCGCTTCCCTGACGGACAAGGTCCTGTGCGTCACATTCAACGGACTTTCCAAATCCTACCGGGCCGCCGGATTCCGCGCCGGCTGGATGGTGATAAGCGGCGACAGGCCTCATGCAAGGGATTATCTCGACGGACTCAATATTCTCGCTTCCATGCGGCTTTGCAGCAATGTCCCCGCGCAGTTCGGGATACAGACCGCACTCGGCGGTTATCAGAGTATCAACGAACTGGTCCTTCCCGGCGGAAGACTCTGCGAGCAGCGCGATATCTGCCACCGCCTTCTTTCCGGTATACCGGGGGTCAGCTGCGTCAGACCGAAAGGCGCGCTTTACCTTTTCCCGCGGCTGGATGTCAAAAAATTCGGCATCACCAACGACTACAAGTTTATTCTGGATCTGCTTCTTGAAAAGAAAATACTCGTTGTCCAGGGAACCGGTTTCAACTGGCCGCATCCAGACCATTTCAGGATCGTCTTTCTTCCGCCCGTAGATCTCCTGAAAAAGGCCATGGAGGAACTGAAGCATTTTCTTGAACATTACATCCAAAACAAGGAATAA
- a CDS encoding S8 family serine peptidase → MRNKRIIMGVICFFMCLSLHPTTEKTDRIIVQFKKDAKESYLSHVDTSFRQRGIPVPGKTERLVRDHIIAGLKKRNTGRIGDENDNQTGTVDALADLMVFSYDNFLSQDELDLILDTLNKDPEILYAEPDAIIRGCYTPDDEYFSGQWNMVRVSADRAWDYTTGSSNIVVAVLDSGVDYTHPDLWQNIGSGYDFVNDDDDPYDDHYPGYHGTHITGIIAARGNNVIGVAGINWNVTIMPLKILDSNLEGYLSDGVEAIDYAISAGCDVINASLGTYTDYQTFRNAIIRARNAGIIVVAAAGNGGSDAIGDDNDRTPFYPSAYEYDNILAVANSMSSNDALDVSSNYGLQTVDLAAPGMEIYSTFGSGVYNYKYGTSIATPHVTGAVALLLSVDPDMGYREVIEAILDNVDPVPSYSGKIISGGRLNIERALLASGGQIPVNTPVPEPAPQNSPEPVIDMKAAYRCGEVGETAAALRPNIRIINMEPSQLVLQNITVRYFYTKEGTQQERYRIDNADIDTSLLSVVFSDGYFDIGFTHTQGEILFNPYSELCIELTIEKTDGSRYDQTNDYSFDPSYSAYRDFNRIAVYYGGDLLWGVPPAGNYPAPTAGPETTPSPTPLPTETPLPGAGHVRIAPEETSVFINEHFSVEVRLDSGTQKVAAYGIDISYTPGIISVDTEQGDSGVAEGADGFIAAVNVNEPGIIKTSGFDTTGSGPGRDLHLLTLYFIAGEEAGSTPLSVTIDSIVDENTLEVGIPEAIGGNVTVFESIRGDVNGSNRIDITDALIVAQYYVGLEPASFTAPLSSGDADCSGKIDIVDALLIARYYVGIIEAFCQ, encoded by the coding sequence ATGAGAAATAAACGAATTATAATGGGTGTCATTTGTTTTTTTATGTGTTTGTCTCTCCATCCGACAACGGAGAAAACGGACAGAATCATCGTCCAGTTCAAAAAAGACGCAAAGGAATCCTATCTATCACATGTCGATACTTCTTTCAGGCAGCGGGGTATTCCGGTTCCCGGAAAAACGGAACGGCTTGTCCGCGATCATATTATTGCCGGATTAAAGAAGAGAAACACGGGAAGAATCGGCGATGAAAATGATAATCAAACCGGTACCGTCGATGCCCTTGCGGATTTGATGGTATTTTCATACGACAATTTTCTTTCTCAAGATGAACTCGACCTGATCCTCGATACCTTGAACAAAGATCCGGAGATTCTTTATGCCGAACCGGACGCGATTATCAGGGGATGCTATACCCCTGACGATGAGTATTTCTCCGGGCAGTGGAATATGGTTCGCGTATCGGCAGACAGGGCGTGGGATTATACGACCGGTTCCTCAAATATTGTCGTTGCGGTACTCGATTCCGGTGTCGATTATACCCATCCCGATCTCTGGCAGAATATCGGAAGCGGTTATGATTTCGTCAATGATGACGATGATCCGTATGACGATCACTACCCGGGCTACCACGGGACCCACATTACGGGGATCATCGCAGCCAGGGGTAATAACGTGATAGGGGTAGCGGGCATCAACTGGAATGTCACGATCATGCCCCTCAAAATACTGGACAGCAACCTGGAAGGTTATTTATCCGACGGGGTCGAAGCGATTGATTATGCGATTTCAGCCGGCTGTGACGTGATCAATGCGAGTTTAGGGACGTACACGGATTATCAGACATTCCGGAATGCGATCATCCGCGCCAGGAATGCCGGGATTATCGTCGTGGCGGCGGCGGGTAATGGCGGAAGCGACGCGATCGGCGACGATAATGACAGAACGCCCTTTTACCCCTCGGCTTATGAGTATGACAATATTCTGGCGGTCGCGAACTCGATGTCATCAAACGATGCCCTCGATGTTTCTTCAAATTACGGCCTGCAGACGGTGGATCTCGCCGCGCCGGGTATGGAGATTTATTCGACCTTCGGAAGCGGCGTCTACAACTATAAATACGGCACGTCGATCGCCACCCCCCACGTCACCGGCGCCGTCGCCCTGCTGCTTTCTGTCGATCCCGATATGGGGTATCGCGAGGTAATCGAGGCGATCCTCGATAATGTCGATCCGGTCCCATCGTATTCGGGAAAAATAATAAGCGGCGGGAGACTCAATATCGAACGGGCACTGCTTGCTTCCGGCGGCCAGATTCCGGTGAATACGCCGGTACCCGAACCGGCGCCGCAAAACTCACCGGAGCCGGTAATCGATATGAAAGCGGCATACCGTTGCGGCGAGGTCGGCGAGACTGCCGCGGCATTGCGGCCGAACATACGTATCATCAATATGGAACCGTCACAACTGGTATTGCAGAACATCACGGTCCGCTATTTTTACACGAAGGAAGGGACACAGCAGGAACGTTACCGTATCGATAACGCCGATATCGATACGTCGCTCCTCTCTGTCGTCTTCTCCGACGGCTACTTCGATATCGGTTTTACCCATACACAGGGGGAGATCCTTTTCAATCCGTATTCGGAGCTCTGCATCGAACTCACCATCGAAAAAACGGACGGAAGCCGTTACGATCAGACAAACGATTATTCCTTCGATCCTTCGTATTCGGCCTATCGGGATTTCAACCGAATCGCCGTCTATTACGGCGGCGATCTACTCTGGGGAGTCCCTCCTGCCGGAAATTACCCGGCGCCGACGGCCGGGCCTGAAACGACCCCCTCCCCCACCCCCCTCCCGACCGAAACCCCTTTGCCCGGGGCAGGGCACGTCCGGATCGCGCCCGAAGAAACATCGGTCTTCATCAATGAACATTTCTCCGTGGAAGTCCGTCTTGATTCCGGTACCCAGAAGGTTGCCGCTTACGGGATCGACATTTCGTATACCCCCGGTATCATTTCCGTGGATACGGAACAGGGGGATAGCGGCGTCGCTGAGGGGGCCGACGGATTTATAGCGGCGGTAAACGTGAATGAACCCGGGATCATCAAAACAAGCGGATTCGATACGACCGGCAGCGGGCCGGGCCGTGATCTCCATCTTCTTACCCTTTATTTTATTGCCGGAGAGGAAGCGGGAAGCACCCCGCTTTCGGTAACGATCGATTCAATCGTCGACGAAAATACCCTTGAAGTCGGTATTCCCGAGGCAATCGGCGGGAATGTGACGGTTTTTGAGAGTATCAGGGGGGACGTGAACGGCAGTAACCGTATCGATATCACGGACGCGCTTATCGTCGCCCAGTATTACGTGGGGCTCGAACCCGCCTCATTTACCGCGCCGCTTTCATCCGGAGACGCTGATTGTAGCGGGAAGATCGATATTGTCGACGCGTTGCTTATCGCCCGGTATTATGTTGGAATTATCGAGGCGTTCTGCCAATAA
- a CDS encoding AbrB/MazE/SpoVT family DNA-binding domain-containing protein, translating to MKISIDNDGKITIPHMIQKNLGLFPGDSFTITQEAGGILLTPLKKETNNSHKSSIIVTSGVSEGKSRYFTLK from the coding sequence ATGAAAATAAGCATCGATAATGACGGGAAAATAACGATACCTCACATGATTCAGAAGAATCTCGGATTGTTTCCGGGAGATTCCTTTACTATTACCCAGGAAGCGGGGGGAATTCTCCTCACACCGTTAAAAAAAGAGACCAATAACTCACATAAATCGAGTATAATCGTCACCTCGGGCGTATCGGAAGGGAAATCCCGTTATTTCACGCTGAAATAA
- a CDS encoding OmpA family protein, whose product MKCINLIFIMAILCLSLPLSAQNIEEVYSPVLFSFGTGPVSFESPASDIYNPAAAATKQRITLDLSYFHLPGFGDEEGFASAVNLGISIPSKFGVFSTSGHFFTSPFPSLNWGTLGSLNISFSKDLFPYLLGGIGLDVIYGSQNDTTDWALCADIGFIHIINEVLFLKDVMWGVSFQNIGKWYAPTSDDSFFPQPFTPAAAVYCKPLKLKDFSIGLMSSLSAPAFRNLRFGLGTDITLFDMVFLYGSYTLDLNETIEGTSSRPIPFSFGFSLKFKTDIKEKVDFLDISERGWHRSEIKPSFTLLPLNDDIWAIGAGCSLTLGVTDTNPPEIKLDTPDAVYFSPNYDGAQDYCTIPLDITDERYVKGYSVIITDKEGNVLKTINQKDERPEDLNVKNLGERILYSKTAITIPPSVMWNGNKDDGSRVEDGDYYVRIEAWDDNGNRGASETKKIVVDTTAPRIETECPHLVFAPSASTEAENGTPDTAAAGDKRGETITIYQSSSREDSWKAEITDSVGKVVKTMEWEGAVENVTWDGRDESGNILPDGRYTYTLSSQDAAGNMVTTTVSGIEIDTRQTPVFIRVDSEGFSPNNDGFMDTISFSMGVEEKQGIKNWKLEVIHETEGVKRTYTGTPPLKETIAWDGKEADGKACPEGKYYSLFSVEYNKENIPNRKSNTFLLDNSPPQLSLSHTPEFFSPDNDGEDDELTIIPNVTDAGAVSEWRIRILEPNSNKLFKEFGGTGAPAKEIIWDGISNDGALVEAAEDYTVEFEATDIFGNTAASKGTIPIDVLVMRDGDRLKIRIASIVFVPDTADYKNVSPEKSDKNLWVLKRLAKIFNKFRSYKITIEGHAVSVYWENPERAEREDVEDCIPLSKKRADAIKEGLVASGVEKNRIETIGKGCKYPVVPHGDLENRWKNRRVEFYLTKK is encoded by the coding sequence ATGAAGTGTATTAATCTGATTTTCATCATGGCGATATTGTGTCTCTCTCTCCCGCTTTCAGCGCAGAATATCGAAGAGGTGTATTCACCGGTATTGTTTTCGTTCGGGACGGGTCCCGTCTCCTTTGAATCCCCCGCTTCGGATATCTATAATCCGGCGGCCGCGGCCACGAAACAGCGGATTACGCTGGACCTGAGTTATTTCCACCTCCCCGGATTCGGAGATGAAGAGGGTTTTGCTTCAGCCGTGAATCTCGGGATAAGCATTCCGTCGAAGTTCGGTGTGTTTTCGACCTCAGGTCATTTTTTCACGTCCCCTTTTCCGAGTCTGAACTGGGGTACACTCGGCAGTCTCAATATCAGTTTTTCCAAGGACCTCTTTCCGTATCTGCTTGGAGGAATCGGCCTCGATGTCATATACGGCTCGCAAAACGACACGACCGACTGGGCCCTTTGCGCGGACATCGGATTTATCCATATTATTAATGAAGTACTGTTCCTCAAAGATGTCATGTGGGGCGTGAGTTTTCAAAACATCGGTAAATGGTACGCGCCGACCTCAGACGATTCATTTTTCCCCCAGCCGTTTACGCCCGCTGCGGCGGTTTACTGCAAACCTTTGAAATTGAAGGATTTCAGCATCGGTCTGATGTCTTCACTATCCGCGCCGGCTTTCCGGAACCTTCGATTCGGCCTTGGTACGGACATCACCCTCTTTGATATGGTCTTCCTTTACGGCAGTTACACCCTTGATTTGAATGAAACCATCGAGGGGACTTCCTCACGGCCGATTCCCTTTTCCTTTGGATTTTCTCTGAAATTTAAGACCGATATAAAAGAAAAGGTCGATTTTCTCGATATTTCGGAGCGCGGCTGGCATCGAAGCGAGATAAAGCCGTCATTTACCCTTCTTCCCCTGAATGACGATATCTGGGCGATCGGCGCGGGATGTTCGTTAACCCTGGGCGTGACGGACACGAATCCCCCGGAAATCAAGCTCGATACCCCGGATGCCGTCTATTTTTCACCGAATTACGACGGCGCGCAGGACTATTGTACAATCCCCCTGGATATTACCGATGAACGGTATGTCAAGGGGTATTCGGTGATAATCACGGATAAGGAAGGCAATGTCCTCAAAACAATAAATCAGAAGGATGAACGTCCGGAAGACCTCAATGTCAAAAACCTCGGAGAACGGATATTGTATTCGAAAACGGCGATCACGATACCCCCGTCGGTCATGTGGAACGGGAACAAGGACGACGGTTCACGGGTCGAAGACGGCGACTATTACGTTCGGATCGAAGCGTGGGACGATAACGGGAACAGGGGAGCGAGCGAGACAAAAAAAATTGTCGTCGACACGACCGCCCCCCGGATCGAAACTGAATGTCCTCATCTCGTGTTCGCGCCGTCGGCTTCGACGGAAGCCGAAAACGGCACCCCGGATACGGCGGCAGCGGGCGACAAACGCGGTGAGACGATCACGATATATCAGTCGTCGAGCAGGGAAGACAGCTGGAAAGCGGAAATAACGGACAGCGTGGGAAAGGTCGTTAAAACGATGGAATGGGAGGGCGCCGTCGAAAATGTCACCTGGGACGGAAGGGACGAAAGCGGTAACATACTCCCCGACGGCAGATATACATATACACTCTCATCTCAGGACGCGGCCGGCAATATGGTCACGACAACGGTTTCAGGTATCGAAATCGATACGCGACAGACCCCCGTTTTCATCAGGGTCGACTCTGAGGGGTTTTCACCCAATAACGACGGTTTCATGGACACGATCTCCTTCAGTATGGGTGTCGAAGAAAAACAGGGGATTAAAAACTGGAAACTCGAGGTGATCCATGAAACTGAAGGGGTAAAACGGACATATACCGGGACACCCCCTTTGAAAGAGACAATAGCATGGGACGGAAAGGAAGCGGACGGAAAAGCCTGTCCGGAAGGTAAATATTATTCATTGTTTTCCGTCGAATATAACAAGGAGAATATCCCTAACAGGAAATCCAATACCTTCCTACTCGACAATTCCCCACCACAGCTTTCTCTTTCACATACTCCCGAGTTCTTTTCCCCCGATAATGACGGGGAGGACGATGAGTTGACCATCATTCCGAATGTCACCGATGCCGGCGCCGTCTCCGAATGGCGGATACGGATCCTTGAGCCGAACAGCAACAAACTTTTCAAGGAGTTCGGCGGAACGGGTGCTCCGGCAAAAGAAATAATCTGGGACGGTATTTCAAATGACGGGGCACTGGTCGAAGCCGCCGAGGATTACACGGTCGAGTTCGAGGCGACCGATATCTTCGGAAACACCGCAGCATCGAAGGGTACTATTCCGATCGATGTTCTTGTCATGAGAGACGGCGACAGGTTGAAAATCCGGATCGCGTCGATCGTTTTTGTTCCGGATACGGCCGACTACAAGAATGTTTCCCCGGAAAAAAGCGATAAAAACCTGTGGGTATTGAAAAGACTGGCTAAAATCTTCAACAAATTCAGATCATATAAAATCACCATCGAAGGCCACGCGGTCAGTGTGTATTGGGAGAATCCCGAGCGTGCCGAACGGGAAGACGTCGAGGATTGTATACCCCTTTCGAAAAAGCGGGCTGACGCGATCAAGGAAGGTCTTGTCGCCTCCGGTGTGGAGAAAAACAGAATCGAAACGATCGGCAAGGGCTGTAAATACCCCGTGGTTCCCCACGGCGATCTCGAAAACCGGTGGAAAAACAGAAGGGTGGAGTTTTATCTCACCAAGAAATAA
- the mazG gene encoding nucleoside triphosphate pyrophosphohydrolase: MVDENNNRITAQEAFMRLYGIVKRLRGPDGCPWDRKQSASTLRKSLIEEAYESIDAIECDDDENLKEELGDLFLVILMMIRIKEENRKFTLTDVLGDISEKLIRRHPHVFGDEKVGSADEVIVKWEEIKTTVEGKNRTPHLLDSIPRALPPLEKAAAIQKKVSKVGFDWTETAPVFGKLEEEIDELHRAVKTGGIRQTEEEIGDILFTVVNLARLMKIDPSLALNRTNNKFTARFMEIEKRLIEKGIPLEEAGLALMDRLWNEIKKR; this comes from the coding sequence ATGGTCGATGAAAACAATAATCGTATAACGGCACAGGAGGCTTTTATGCGATTGTATGGCATTGTCAAACGGCTTCGGGGACCGGACGGGTGTCCGTGGGATAGAAAGCAGTCTGCTTCGACATTACGGAAAAGCCTTATCGAAGAAGCATACGAATCGATCGATGCGATCGAGTGTGACGATGATGAAAACCTCAAGGAAGAACTCGGGGATCTTTTTCTGGTCATTCTCATGATGATACGGATAAAGGAGGAAAACCGGAAGTTCACCCTGACCGATGTGCTTGGAGACATATCGGAAAAGCTGATTCGGCGCCACCCCCATGTTTTCGGCGATGAAAAGGTCGGGAGTGCCGATGAGGTTATCGTCAAATGGGAAGAGATTAAAACGACGGTCGAAGGTAAAAACAGGACGCCGCATCTGCTTGATTCGATTCCCCGGGCATTGCCGCCGCTTGAAAAGGCAGCGGCGATACAGAAGAAAGTATCAAAGGTCGGGTTCGACTGGACCGAAACGGCACCGGTCTTCGGAAAACTCGAAGAGGAAATCGATGAACTGCATCGGGCGGTAAAAACGGGAGGTATCAGGCAGACGGAAGAAGAAATCGGCGATATCCTCTTTACCGTCGTCAACCTCGCCCGCCTCATGAAGATCGATCCTTCACTCGCACTGAACAGGACAAACAACAAGTTTACGGCGCGCTTTATGGAGATCGAAAAAAGACTGATTGAAAAAGGGATTCCCCTCGAGGAAGCGGGGCTTGCGCTGATGGACAGGCTCTGGAACGAAATAAAAAAGCGGTAG
- the rpe gene encoding ribulose-phosphate 3-epimerase has protein sequence MGKEKPVIIAPSLLASSFSCIGEAVKKIEAAGGDWVHFDVMDGVFVPDITFGHKMVKDARPLSQLPFDVHLMVTNPEAYIGRFAEAGADYITFHYEAVVHIHRIIMEIHGVKKKAGISIVPSTPASHLSEVLPFIDMVLVMTVNPGYGGQTLIPETLGKVSFLKEYREKMGYNYHIEVDGGIDTDNARSVIEAGADVIVSGTGFFTAQAPREYVRFFKQGGK, from the coding sequence ATGGGAAAAGAAAAACCGGTAATTATCGCCCCGTCATTGCTCGCTTCGAGCTTCAGTTGTATCGGAGAAGCGGTTAAAAAAATAGAGGCCGCCGGCGGTGACTGGGTCCACTTCGACGTGATGGACGGTGTGTTCGTACCGGATATTACATTCGGCCATAAAATGGTAAAAGATGCACGGCCCTTGTCTCAATTGCCCTTTGATGTGCACCTCATGGTCACCAATCCCGAAGCGTATATCGGGCGGTTTGCTGAAGCGGGCGCCGACTATATTACTTTTCATTATGAGGCGGTGGTTCATATTCACAGAATTATCATGGAAATACATGGGGTCAAGAAAAAAGCGGGTATTTCGATCGTTCCCTCGACCCCCGCTTCTCACCTCTCCGAAGTGTTACCCTTCATCGATATGGTGCTCGTCATGACGGTAAATCCCGGCTACGGCGGACAGACATTGATTCCGGAAACACTCGGAAAAGTATCCTTTTTAAAAGAATATAGAGAAAAAATGGGGTATAATTATCATATAGAGGTCGACGGCGGTATCGATACCGACAATGCGCGAAGCGTTATCGAAGCAGGCGCCGATGTCATCGTCTCGGGAACGGGTTTTTTTACCGCTCAGGCTCCCCGTGAATATGTCCGTTTTTTTAAGCAAGGGGGTAAGTAA
- a CDS encoding tetratricopeptide repeat protein has product MNKRHVSLFFSIVVFLIPQTYLSAGFSEEGDRLLNEGIELFSKGLYEQSLADFRAIIVDPSLDFYHGDAYFWIGKCHMILGRLDDAEKNLEHFLASYPAHVNYPEAYYQKGRLLFLQNQYENSIRILEDFIRQYPSSVFVPNAYFWVGESLFIMGQLEKSSKIFRHIIANYPSSYKFESAKYRLSIIEFKKRENELLKLLKWSHMEAIKTLDDYEQREKTYEQAIAAYQKKLAQAGIDVTLEKQKDYTKAEILDLQEELKAKNEELEKLKKESIDCKNRVAYLEKKLSAIDEEMAAAAATEAAKETMEEVPVKSNEERLYDLKEEAVKLKELLLQLLEYMEGGGS; this is encoded by the coding sequence TTGAACAAAAGACATGTATCGCTGTTTTTCAGTATCGTCGTTTTTCTGATTCCCCAGACCTATCTTTCAGCCGGCTTCAGCGAGGAGGGAGATCGGCTTCTGAATGAGGGGATCGAGTTGTTCAGTAAAGGGCTTTACGAACAATCACTCGCTGATTTTCGCGCCATCATCGTCGATCCTTCTCTGGATTTTTATCATGGAGACGCCTATTTCTGGATCGGAAAGTGCCATATGATACTGGGAAGACTCGACGATGCCGAAAAAAATCTCGAGCATTTTCTCGCATCATACCCCGCTCATGTTAATTATCCGGAAGCGTACTACCAGAAGGGGAGGTTGCTTTTCCTTCAGAATCAGTACGAAAACTCGATCAGGATTCTCGAGGATTTTATCCGGCAATACCCTTCATCCGTCTTTGTCCCGAATGCATATTTCTGGGTCGGTGAATCTCTTTTCATTATGGGACAGCTGGAAAAATCATCGAAAATTTTCAGACATATCATCGCCAACTATCCCTCGAGCTACAAGTTCGAGTCCGCCAAATACCGGCTGTCGATCATCGAATTCAAGAAGCGCGAAAATGAGTTACTCAAACTCCTCAAATGGAGTCATATGGAAGCCATAAAAACCCTGGACGATTACGAACAGCGGGAAAAAACATATGAACAGGCAATTGCCGCCTATCAGAAAAAACTCGCGCAGGCCGGGATCGATGTGACGCTGGAAAAACAGAAAGATTATACCAAAGCGGAAATACTCGATCTCCAGGAAGAACTGAAAGCAAAAAATGAAGAACTTGAAAAATTGAAAAAAGAGAGTATCGATTGTAAAAATCGTGTCGCATACCTTGAAAAAAAACTGAGCGCCATCGATGAGGAGATGGCCGCAGCAGCGGCAACGGAAGCAGCAAAAGAAACCATGGAGGAAGTGCCGGTCAAATCAAACGAAGAACGGCTGTACGATCTCAAAGAGGAAGCCGTCAAATTAAAGGAACTGCTTCTCCAATTGCTCGAATACATGGAAGGCGGCGGCTCATGA
- a CDS encoding ribose-phosphate pyrophosphokinase translates to MRGKLQIFATRSMQDYTDKVVEGISTYFAYNKPLYDLKGNLSVSRFADGEMEVEITSSVRGHDVFLFANASKNSSGISVEENKIEIYNAVDALRRAQAGRITLFEPYCSPGRSDRTTRRNSVGLWMHFKILISLGVDHIITFNLHSDKSRTMIDPAVCAIDDIPILFLLKRYIADTYIKTVENLEKKIRKEWVFCSVDAGGEVLAKEFADSFCTPLVISHKQRDYSCVNRVLSVDILSSTALKNKTVWIIDDMIDTGGSIYKLALELRKREVACVNIAVVHPVFSPPSIDRMKELIDKGILKDIVFADTLYCPQELVDTLKNVTVVSSHKVASDIISRLNQEMTLSEFFGPFNVYEYLNK, encoded by the coding sequence ATGAGAGGGAAACTTCAGATATTCGCCACACGATCGATGCAGGACTATACCGATAAGGTCGTCGAGGGCATTTCAACCTATTTTGCCTACAACAAGCCCCTTTATGACTTAAAGGGCAATCTCTCTGTCTCCCGTTTCGCGGACGGGGAAATGGAAGTGGAAATCACGAGTTCCGTTCGCGGTCATGATGTGTTTCTCTTTGCGAACGCGAGTAAGAACTCATCCGGCATTTCCGTCGAAGAAAACAAGATAGAGATATATAACGCGGTGGACGCATTACGGCGTGCCCAGGCGGGCCGTATCACACTTTTCGAGCCGTACTGCAGCCCGGGCAGGTCCGACCGGACCACGAGAAGAAACTCGGTGGGTCTCTGGATGCATTTCAAGATACTGATCAGCCTCGGCGTGGATCACATCATCACCTTCAATCTGCATTCGGACAAGTCCAGGACGATGATCGATCCGGCCGTCTGCGCGATCGACGACATTCCCATTCTCTTTCTCCTCAAGCGCTATATCGCGGATACCTATATCAAAACCGTCGAAAACCTGGAAAAGAAAATAAGAAAGGAGTGGGTATTCTGTTCCGTCGATGCAGGCGGCGAGGTGCTGGCAAAGGAGTTCGCCGATTCATTCTGCACCCCGCTCGTCATTTCGCACAAGCAGCGCGACTATTCATGCGTGAACCGCGTGTTGTCCGTGGATATTTTATCGAGCACGGCCCTTAAAAACAAAACCGTCTGGATAATCGACGACATGATCGACACCGGCGGTTCTATTTACAAACTCGCACTCGAACTCAGGAAACGCGAAGTCGCGTGCGTCAATATCGCGGTTGTTCATCCCGTTTTCTCGCCCCCGTCGATCGACCGCATGAAAGAGCTTATCGATAAAGGGATTTTAAAGGATATCGTCTTCGCCGATACCCTCTACTGCCCGCAGGAACTTGTCGATACATTGAAAAACGTGACGGTCGTCTCGTCGCACAAAGTCGCTTCGGATATCATAAGCCGGCTGAATCAGGAAATGACGCTTTCGGAGTTTTTCGGACCATTTAATGTGTATGAGTACCTGAATAAGTGA